The Planktothrix serta PCC 8927 genome contains the following window.
GATTTTGCAATTTGATAATTAATTACAACTTTAAAAATAAGGAGCGATTATGCTCAGTTTATTTCAGTTCATACTAAAAGTTAAGCCGAAAAAAAGCAGAATTAAAACCCAAGAAGCCATCAGTGGAATGACGATGATTGAGCTTCTAGTGGGTACTGTTATTGCTTTTCTGATTATTACTCCATTGATGGGCTTTGTTATCGGTCTATTGAATGATGATAGTCGAGAATCTGCTAAAGCTACGACCGAACAGGAACTACAATCAGCGCTTGATTTCATTGCAGAAGATTTAAGTCAAGCTATTTATATTTATGGTAACGACGATCCTGATACTGTTGAGGTAGAGGGAGTGGAGGCTATAAAAACTCAGCTTCCTGCTACCGGAGACCCAATTTTAGTATTTTGGAAACGACAGATCATGAGGGAATCAATTCCCACAGTTTCTACAGCAAAACCTAACGCTTGTACTGCGTCAACCCCATCAACCGAATCTAATTGTAATGATAGTTATGTACTCTCGTTAGTCGCTTACTACTTAACAGATGGTAACGGTGGTGTGTGCAAACCTCCTGAGACAGACCCAACTCCTGACACAAACTGTCAAATTGTTAGATATCAAGTCCATGATGGATTAAAAAATCCTTATGCGGGAAATGTTCTCTATCCCGATGCAGATGTCAAAGACTCCCAGAAAAAGAGAGCCGCATTTAATAGTCTGTTTGATTTTTCCTTTAGTACACCGACTGTTAGCGTGACCACTGGTGCAGAGAAATTTGCGAATGGTGATCCAGCAACACCACCCCTACCTTTAGTGAATTATATTGATGCAACAGTAGCAAGTGCCGCTAATGAATTAGAACTGGGTGCAAACCAATGTCGCCAAGCTTTAGGGATTAAAGATAAAGATAAAACACCCGCAGAAGCTACATTAAAGATTTCTACAATTACAAATAGCTTTTATGCTTGCGTAGACTCAAGAGCCGATAAAAAAGTCGTACAAATTAACCTGCGGGGTAATGCTTTACGGCGAATTCAAGAACAAGATACGGCATATCAACCTCAGAGAAGTTCATATTTTCCGACAGCAAGTGTTACCGTTAGAGGGATTGGCGGCCCAGCACCCACTAATTAAATTAACTCAAAAATAGAGTCCTTTAAATTTTTAAAACTGTTCGGAAAACCATAAAAAAAGGTCAATACTATGTTTAATTCTTTGATCAAAACAATATATTTTTCAAGAACTCCACTGATTAAACAAAATCAGTCAAATAAGGGATTTTCTTTAATTGAGTTACTGGTCGTTATTCTGATGATTGGTATTTTAAGTGCGATCGCAGTTCCGGGTTGGGTGGCTTTTATCAATAACCAGAGTCTACGGGATACCCAAGGAAAAATTTATAGAGCCATGCAAGCCGCCCAAAGTAAAGCCAAAGCAGATAGAACAGCATGGCAAGTTAGTGTCAAAGAAGAAAATAATTCAGATGGTAAGAAAGTGGTACAATGGGCTACTCATACGGCAGGTTCAACACCTTCTGTTTGGGAAGATGGGGCAGAAAGAGTTGAGATTGATCCTAATAAAACAAAGTTATTATTAGATACTAATAATAATAATAACCTGATGATTATATTTAATAATAAAGGTTGTCCTGTTGAAAATTCAACAGAAGAATGTACACAAACTAATTTAGATACACCTGAAGATGATCCTCAACGGCTAACATTATCTCATAAAGATTTAGGTCAAAATAGAAGAAAATGTATTCTTATCGAGGGATTATTAGGTTCTATAAAAACCGCAGAGAATGATCAGTGTAAAGACGGGCCTTAAAAAATTTCTGCGGTGATGAATAGCAGATTTTGCGATCGCATCCCTTAACTCCGTAATCTCACTAATTGATTAACCTTTCAACGTCCAAAATAATAATAAAAAATCCGTAAATTTCACCTAGTCAGAGCCTCTGATTTTTCCGAAACTGGTAGTTAAGTTCGTTCAAAAAACCTAACTATTGCAGTTGAAATCGGGTGCATTTTAATGACTAATCCAGAAAAAGAGACCTGCGATCGCTCATTCCCGTCCTCTAATGGCGGATTTACCCTCCTGGAAAACCTAATCATCGTTTTCATGATTGGAATTCTCAGCGCTATTGGAGTCCCCAGTTGGTTAGCATTTATTAACCATTATCGCCTCACCACCAGCACAGAACAACTGCAATGGGCTTTCAAAATGGCTCAAAGCAACGCCAAACGCGATAAAACTGCATGGCAAGTCAGCATTCAAGAAACCCCAAAAAGCATTAAAATAGCCCTTCATTCCGCCAAGGTTTCTCCTGTTCAACTTCCAGACAGCACTTGGAAAACCTTAGAACCCGGTATTATTATTGATGATAAACAACCCAACCCCAAAGGTAAACTCGAAACCAC
Protein-coding sequences here:
- the hpsC gene encoding hormogonium polysaccharide secretion pseudopilin HpsC yields the protein MLSLFQFILKVKPKKSRIKTQEAISGMTMIELLVGTVIAFLIITPLMGFVIGLLNDDSRESAKATTEQELQSALDFIAEDLSQAIYIYGNDDPDTVEVEGVEAIKTQLPATGDPILVFWKRQIMRESIPTVSTAKPNACTASTPSTESNCNDSYVLSLVAYYLTDGNGGVCKPPETDPTPDTNCQIVRYQVHDGLKNPYAGNVLYPDADVKDSQKKRAAFNSLFDFSFSTPTVSVTTGAEKFANGDPATPPLPLVNYIDATVASAANELELGANQCRQALGIKDKDKTPAEATLKISTITNSFYACVDSRADKKVVQINLRGNALRRIQEQDTAYQPQRSSYFPTASVTVRGIGGPAPTN
- a CDS encoding pilus assembly FimT family protein, translated to MFNSLIKTIYFSRTPLIKQNQSNKGFSLIELLVVILMIGILSAIAVPGWVAFINNQSLRDTQGKIYRAMQAAQSKAKADRTAWQVSVKEENNSDGKKVVQWATHTAGSTPSVWEDGAERVEIDPNKTKLLLDTNNNNNLMIIFNNKGCPVENSTEECTQTNLDTPEDDPQRLTLSHKDLGQNRRKCILIEGLLGSIKTAENDQCKDGP
- a CDS encoding pilus assembly FimT family protein — translated: MTNPEKETCDRSFPSSNGGFTLLENLIIVFMIGILSAIGVPSWLAFINHYRLTTSTEQLQWAFKMAQSNAKRDKTAWQVSIQETPKSIKIALHSAKVSPVQLPDSTWKTLEPGIIIDDKQPNPKGKLETTLRKINPTTNKVTTKDTEDTMYRALFNYKGCPVYFPNDECTQTSLQALGRIALYHPHLGKTRRCVIISTVLGVTRIGEEHTKPNDDRYCY